CATGATCAAAATTTCACGTGCATTGATGTCAGTCAACTCTTCCACATGATGGTTAGTCACCGCACCGAAAATCACGCGCTTGTACATCCACAACGTATAAGCCGCACCGAAAATCAGTGTTGAGGCTGCGGCAAAAGCGTACCAGAAGTTAACCTTAATCGTCCCCATGATCACCATGAACTCGCCGACAAACGCACTGGTGCCGGGCAAGCCGCTGTTCGCCATTGCAAACAGCATGAAGAAGGCCGCAAATACGGGCATCTTGTTGACGACACCACCGTAATCGGCAATCTGACGGGAGTGCACGCGGTCATACAGCACGCCGATACACAGGAACAAGGCACCGGCGACAAAACCGTGCGAGAGCATCTGCAGCAATGCGCCTTCCATGCCGTAGGCGTTGAAGATGAACAACCCCAGCGTCACAAAGCCCATGTGTGAGATCGATGAATAGGCAACCAGCTTTTTCATGTCTGACTGCATCAGCGCGACCAGACCGATGTACACGATGGCAATCAAAGACAGTGCGATCATCACGCCTGCCAGTTTATGGCTAGCATCCGGCGTAATCGGCATTGAGAAGCGCAGGAAACCGTACGCCCCCACTTTCAACATGATCGCTGCCAGCACTACAGAACCACCGGTTGGCGCTTCAACGTGCGCATCCGGTAACCAGGTGTGCACAGGAAACATCGGCACCTTCACCGCAAAGGCGAAGAAGAACGCAATGAAGATCAGGATCTGCGCTGTCATCGGGATGGCCAGATGATGGAAGTCTAAAATCGCGAAGCTGCCACCGGACAGGTTGTACAGATAGATCAGCGCAACCAGCATCAGTAGGGAGCCCAACAAGGTGTACAGGAAAAACTTCATCGTCGCGTAGATACGGTTAGGACCACCCCAGATACCGATGATGATGAACATCGGGATCAGCATCGCTTCCCAGAACACGTAGAACAGGATTGAATCGAGCGCGGCAAACACGCCGTTGACGATACCGGACATGACCAGGAAAGCTGCCATGTACATCGCAACGCGCTTTTCAATGACTTTCCAGCCCGCCAGCACCACGATCACGGTAAAGAAACTGTTGAGCAGGATGAACAGCATCGAGATGCCATCTACCCCGAGGTGATAATGGATATTGAAGCGCGTGATCCAGTCGTGTAATTCGACGAACTGCATGTTACTGGTCGAAATATCGAATCCGGTATACAGCGGGATGGTGACAAGACAACCCAACACGCTGCCGACCAGAGCCAGAAGACGCGCCAGCGGCGCATTTTTATCGTCGCCGGTTGCCAGAACCAGAATACCAAACAAAATAGGCAACCAGATCGTAACGCTAATAACAGGTAATCCAAAAATCATGCTGTGTTTCCTTTAAACATGAAGCAGAAAGTTGTGAGCGTGCAGTCGTAAAGCTGCACACCCACTACGATTAAAACCAGTTTCGTATCGTCAACAAGATAAACACACCGACGATCATGGTAAACGCGTAATGATAAATGTAGCCCGATTGCAACTTGCGCACCACACCGGACACCTTACCTACCAGCCCTGCCGTGCCGTTTACCATCAAGCCGTCGATCAGGAACTTATCAGCGAATTTACCCAGGAACGAACTCAGGCCGCGCGCGCCACCGGCGTAAAACCAGTCATTGAAGCGATCGAAATAATACTTGTTGTCGAGCAAAGTATAGATCCACTGAAAGCGCTTCTGAATCGCGGCAGGAATATCCGGACGCTTCAGATAGAAGTAAGCAGAACTTGCCACACCTGCAATGGCCAGCCACAGCGGCAGACTGGTCAGTGAATGCAGCGCCATCGCAAATGCGCCGTGGAACTCTTCATGCAATTCATGCATCACTTCATGGTTCTCGCCGATATAGATGGCATCCTTGAAGTAACCGCCAAACAACATCGGTTCAATCGCGATGTAACCGATGATCACAGACGGGATCGCCAGCAACACCAGCGGCAACCAGACTACCCACGGTGTTTCATGCGGTTTTTGGCCCGGTGCCAACCCGTGATGATGGTCATGAGAGACTTCTTCATCATCGTGATCGCCGTCGTGGGCGTCATGATGTGCATCAGCATTCTTAGCAGCATTGACAGGCTCGTGATGATGCGCCTTGCCGAAACGCTCTTCGCCGTGGAATACCAGGAAGTACATGCGGAACGAATAGAACGCCGTCACAAACACGCCGGCTACCACCGCAAAGTACGCAAAGCCTGAACCTGCCAGATGCGACATGCCAACCGCTTCGATGATGCTGTCCTTGGAATAGAATCCGGAGAAGAACGGTGTTCCAATCAGCGCTAACGATCCGATCAAGGACGTGATCCAGGTGATCGGCATGTATTTGCGCACGCCGCCCATATTGCGGATGTCCTGATCATGGTGCATACCGATAATCACGCTACCGGCACCTAAGAACAACAGCGCCTTGAAGAACGCATGGGTCATCAGATGGAAGATTGCCACTGGATATGCCGATGCGCCTAACGCGACCGTCATATAACCCAGTTGGGACAGGGTCGAATACGCAATCACACGCTTGATGTCGTTCTGGATAATCCCCAAGAATCCCATAAACAGCGCGGTAATCGCACCGATAATCATCACAAAGGACAAGGCGGTATCAGACAGTTCAAACATCGGTGACATACGTGCCACCATAAAGATACCGGCCGTCACCATCGTCGCCGCATGGATCAGCGCAGAAATCGGTGTCGGGCCTTCCATTGAATCGGGCAGCCAGACGTGCAGCGGGAACTGTGCTGATTTACCCATCGCGCCGACAAACAGCAAAATACAGATCGCGGTGAGCAGATTGACTGACATGCCTGCGATAGGCGCCATGTCATCCGCATGGGCTGCCACATTAGCAAAGACGGCGGCGTAATCGAGCGTACCGAATACCATCAATACCAGACCGATACCGAGCAGGAAACCAAAGTCACCGACACGGTTAACCAAAAAGGCTTTCAAGTTGGCATAGATTGCGGTTGGACGCGTATACCAGAAACCGATCAGCAGGTAAGACACCAGACCCACCGCTTCCCAACCGAAGAACAGTTGCATGAAGTTATTTGACATCACCAGCATCAGCATCGAGAAGGTGAACAGCGAAATGTAGCTGAAGAAACGCTGATAACCGGCATCTTCCGACATATAGCCGATGGTGTAGATATGCACCATTAGCGACACGGAGGTCACCACCAGCATCATGGTCACGGTCAGACGGTCAATTAAAAATCCCACATGAAAACTGGTGTCGCCTGATGTCAGCCACGTGTAGACGGGGCCGTTGAAGGTGTGACCTGCCATCACATCCTGAAAGATCTGAATGGCAGAGAACAAGGACACGCCGACCATCGCGATGGTGATGCGGTGCGTCATGTTGCGCCCGAGCAACTTGCCGAACAGACCCGCTGCCAGTGCACCAAATAAAGGTGCCAGCGGCACTAACAGATAATAGGTTTGGATATCCATCACATCAGCCTTTCAAACTGCCAAGATCATCGACGTTAATCGTACGCAAATTACGGAACAGCACGACCAGAATCGCAAGTCCGATCGCAGCTTCAGCAGCCGCTACGGTCAGAATAAAAAATACAAACACCTGACCTGCCGTGTCGTTCAAATAATGCGAAAACGCAACGAAGTTGGTGTTCACAGCCAGCAGCATCAGTTCGATCGACATCAGCAGAATGATGACATTTTTCCGGTTAAGGAAAATGCCTACCACGCTGATGGCAAACAGCACCGCGCTAAACACCAGATAATGTGAGAGGGTTACCATATTTTAATTTTCGCTCCCTAGATTGTCTTGGTAAGTGGTAAGTAGTGAGTGGTGAGTGGGTTTCCCACTTGCCACTGTCCACCGCCCACTCCCTGATTTGTACTTACCATTTACTACTTACTATTTACGGCTGTCTTGGTTCCGACTTCATGCTCACGATGCGCAAGCGATCCGCCTTCTTGACCTTGACCTGATCTGCTACGTTTTGCGACTTAACTCCGGCACGGCGACGCAAGGTCAGCGCAATTGCGGCAACCATCGCCACCAGCAGGATAACCGCAGCTATTTCAAACGGATACACATACTGGGTGTAGATCAAGCGACCCAATTCTTTGGTGTTGCTGTAATCGGCCGCGTGTACGATCGCTTTGGATACATCCGCTGTCTGACGCGAGCCTAACACCCAGACCATCTCAAACACCATCAAACCGGCGAGCAGTGCGCCAAAAGGGAACCAGCGCCAGAATCCTTCACGCAGCTTCACCAGATTGATATCCAGCATCATCACCACGAACAGGAACAGCACCATGACCGCACCGACGTAAACCAGAATCAGCGTGATCGCCAAAAACTCGGCTTCGAGCAGCATCCAGATTCCGGCCGCACTACAGAATGCCAGCACCAGAAACAACGCTGCATGCACCGGATTACGGGCTACCACCACACCAACGCCGGCCAGAACCGTAATCGTCGCAAACAGATAAAAAACCACATCAAAAAAACTCATGAATTCACCCCTATTAAGCTGTCAGTGGTAAGTGGAAAGTGGCAAGTGGAAAATCCAACTCAGCACTCACAACTCCCGACTCTCTACTCACTACTTACCTGTACTTACTGTCTGCTGCACGGTCACGGGCGATTTGCGCTTCGTGCTTATCCCCTACCGCCAGCAGCATCGGCTTGGTGTAATACAAGTCGCCGCGCTTTTCACCGTGATACTCAAAAACCCGCGTCTCCACAATCGCATCGACCGGGCAGGATTCTTCGCAAAAACCGCAGAAGATGCACTTGGTCAGATCGATGTCATATTGCGTCGTGCGGCGTGTGCCATCTTCGCGTTCGGCCACGGCAATCTTGATCGCCATCGCAGGACACACCGCTTCACACAGCTTACAACCGATACAGCGCTCTTCGCCATTTTCATAGCGACGCTGGGCATGCAATCCGCGAAAGCGGAAGCTCTGCGGCGTCTTCTCGTCTGGAAACTGCACGGTGATCTTGCGGGCGAACATATAACGTCCGGTCAGCGCCATCCCCTTCAGCAGTTCGATCAGCAGAAACGTCTTAAAGAAATCTTTGATTTTTTCCATTTTATTTCCTCGTGCGAGCGCGTTTACGCCCTACCACAGCCAATAGGAGGTTTGCATCCACGCACCCACTACCACGACCCAAATCAACGATACCGGAATAAACACCTTCCAGCCCAGACGCATTAACTGATCGTAACGGTAGCGCGGGAAAGTTGCACGGAACCACAGGAACAGGAACAGCACAAAGGCGACCTTACCCAGCATCCATACGATGCTATCCGGCAGGAAGGGAACCGGCGACAGCCAGCCGCCCAGGAACATGATCGAGGTCAAAAATGCGACCAAAATCATGTTGGCATATTCGCCCAGGAAGAACAGTGCAAACGCCATCCCTGAATACTCAACGTGGAAACCGGCTACGATTTCAGATTCGCCCTCGGCGACGTCAAACGGCGCACGGTTGGTTTCCGCCACACCGGATATCAGATAGACCACGAACATCGGAAACAGCGGAATGATGTACCAGTTAAGCATGCCGTAGTTGCCGTGCTGCCCTTTGACGATATCGCCCAGATTCAGACTCTGTGCCGCCATCAGCACAGTGACCAGTGCAAATCCCATCGCGATTTCGTAGGACACGATCTGTGCCGCCGAACGCAGGCAGCCAAGAAAGGCGTACTTGGAATTCGATGCCCAGCCCGCGATGATCACGCCGTACACGCCCAAGGAGGTCATCGCCAGAATATACAACAGCCCCGCATTGGCGTTCGACAACACCAGTTCGGCATTGAACGGTACCACCGCCCAAGCAGCGAGGGCCGGCATCAACACCATAATTGGCGCAATCACGAAGAGGAACTTGTTCGAGCCGGAAGGCACGATAATTTCCTTCATAAACAGCTTTAAACCGTCTGCCAATGGCTGCAACAGACCGAAATAGCCGACGCGATTAGGGCCGATACGAATCTGCATCCAGCCGATCACCTTGCGCTCTGCCAGTGTCAGATAAGCCACCGCACCCATCAGGGGGGCTACGATCAGCATAATCTTGACGACCGTCCAGATCGGCAACCAGGCTGGTCCTAACAGGTTTTGTACGGGTAGTAGCCAGTCCATCATGCACGCTCCACGATTATCGTTCCAAACATTGCACCAAGGCTCGCTGTCGCCGGATGACCTGCGGCAACCCGAAC
Above is a window of Gallionella capsiferriformans ES-2 DNA encoding:
- a CDS encoding NADH-quinone oxidoreductase subunit M — its product is MIFGLPVISVTIWLPILFGILVLATGDDKNAPLARLLALVGSVLGCLVTIPLYTGFDISTSNMQFVELHDWITRFNIHYHLGVDGISMLFILLNSFFTVIVVLAGWKVIEKRVAMYMAAFLVMSGIVNGVFAALDSILFYVFWEAMLIPMFIIIGIWGGPNRIYATMKFFLYTLLGSLLMLVALIYLYNLSGGSFAILDFHHLAIPMTAQILIFIAFFFAFAVKVPMFPVHTWLPDAHVEAPTGGSVVLAAIMLKVGAYGFLRFSMPITPDASHKLAGVMIALSLIAIVYIGLVALMQSDMKKLVAYSSISHMGFVTLGLFIFNAYGMEGALLQMLSHGFVAGALFLCIGVLYDRVHSRQIADYGGVVNKMPVFAAFFMLFAMANSGLPGTSAFVGEFMVIMGTIKVNFWYAFAAASTLIFGAAYTLWMYKRVIFGAVTNHHVEELTDINAREILIMTILAFFVLAMGIYPLPVSEILHASVNDLLLHVAHSKLPI
- the nuoL gene encoding NADH-quinone oxidoreductase subunit L; its protein translation is MDIQTYYLLVPLAPLFGALAAGLFGKLLGRNMTHRITIAMVGVSLFSAIQIFQDVMAGHTFNGPVYTWLTSGDTSFHVGFLIDRLTVTMMLVVTSVSLMVHIYTIGYMSEDAGYQRFFSYISLFTFSMLMLVMSNNFMQLFFGWEAVGLVSYLLIGFWYTRPTAIYANLKAFLVNRVGDFGFLLGIGLVLMVFGTLDYAAVFANVAAHADDMAPIAGMSVNLLTAICILLFVGAMGKSAQFPLHVWLPDSMEGPTPISALIHAATMVTAGIFMVARMSPMFELSDTALSFVMIIGAITALFMGFLGIIQNDIKRVIAYSTLSQLGYMTVALGASAYPVAIFHLMTHAFFKALLFLGAGSVIIGMHHDQDIRNMGGVRKYMPITWITSLIGSLALIGTPFFSGFYSKDSIIEAVGMSHLAGSGFAYFAVVAGVFVTAFYSFRMYFLVFHGEERFGKAHHHEPVNAAKNADAHHDAHDGDHDDEEVSHDHHHGLAPGQKPHETPWVVWLPLVLLAIPSVIIGYIAIEPMLFGGYFKDAIYIGENHEVMHELHEEFHGAFAMALHSLTSLPLWLAIAGVASSAYFYLKRPDIPAAIQKRFQWIYTLLDNKYYFDRFNDWFYAGGARGLSSFLGKFADKFLIDGLMVNGTAGLVGKVSGVVRKLQSGYIYHYAFTMIVGVFILLTIRNWF
- the nuoK gene encoding NADH-quinone oxidoreductase subunit NuoK — encoded protein: MVTLSHYLVFSAVLFAISVVGIFLNRKNVIILLMSIELMLLAVNTNFVAFSHYLNDTAGQVFVFFILTVAAAEAAIGLAILVVLFRNLRTINVDDLGSLKG
- a CDS encoding NADH-quinone oxidoreductase subunit J, giving the protein MSFFDVVFYLFATITVLAGVGVVVARNPVHAALFLVLAFCSAAGIWMLLEAEFLAITLILVYVGAVMVLFLFVVMMLDINLVKLREGFWRWFPFGALLAGLMVFEMVWVLGSRQTADVSKAIVHAADYSNTKELGRLIYTQYVYPFEIAAVILLVAMVAAIALTLRRRAGVKSQNVADQVKVKKADRLRIVSMKSEPRQP
- the nuoI gene encoding NADH-quinone oxidoreductase subunit NuoI; this encodes MEKIKDFFKTFLLIELLKGMALTGRYMFARKITVQFPDEKTPQSFRFRGLHAQRRYENGEERCIGCKLCEAVCPAMAIKIAVAEREDGTRRTTQYDIDLTKCIFCGFCEESCPVDAIVETRVFEYHGEKRGDLYYTKPMLLAVGDKHEAQIARDRAADSKYR
- the nuoH gene encoding NADH-quinone oxidoreductase subunit NuoH, translating into MDWLLPVQNLLGPAWLPIWTVVKIMLIVAPLMGAVAYLTLAERKVIGWMQIRIGPNRVGYFGLLQPLADGLKLFMKEIIVPSGSNKFLFVIAPIMVLMPALAAWAVVPFNAELVLSNANAGLLYILAMTSLGVYGVIIAGWASNSKYAFLGCLRSAAQIVSYEIAMGFALVTVLMAAQSLNLGDIVKGQHGNYGMLNWYIIPLFPMFVVYLISGVAETNRAPFDVAEGESEIVAGFHVEYSGMAFALFFLGEYANMILVAFLTSIMFLGGWLSPVPFLPDSIVWMLGKVAFVLFLFLWFRATFPRYRYDQLMRLGWKVFIPVSLIWVVVVGAWMQTSYWLW